A window of Planctomycetota bacterium contains these coding sequences:
- the pyk gene encoding pyruvate kinase: MTRTKVLATLGPATSDVDTLLDLFKAGADLVRLNFSHGTLDDHLQILRNVREAAARHDRPVAVLGDLCGPKIRLGQVRDTDGDDSGVQINVGDTLILQRQDILGDREDDNTIRASCTYPQLIDDIHVGHRVLIEDGLLRFICIDQSANALHLQCNVGGRLKSRKGINLPATDLNLPSITDYDWQCVEWAIKNELDFLALSFVRQPNELQQLREHLQYNNSPIDLVAKIEKGEALEQIDAIIAASDALMIARGDLGVEVDVARVPIIQKDLIRKCQTAGKPVIVATQMLQSMIENASPTRAEVSDVANAIFDGADAVMLSGETSVGKFPIGAVHVMNRVAEQTERYLIDNPELDTSARPNVRAMRLSNAIASGVRQLVKELGPKLVVVYSQTGDTARIFSKHRLPVPLVALSSNHRTLRQMALHFGTLPIEMPAPPDLRTLVGCIDELLISHDLAANGDRTVIVAGASMGTPGAMNGVVVHTVGAKLHDV, from the coding sequence GTGACCCGCACCAAAGTCCTCGCCACGCTCGGCCCGGCGACATCCGACGTCGACACCCTGCTCGACCTGTTCAAGGCCGGCGCGGACCTAGTGCGGCTCAACTTCTCCCACGGCACGCTCGACGATCATCTCCAAATCCTCCGCAACGTCCGCGAAGCAGCCGCCCGACACGATCGGCCCGTCGCGGTCCTCGGCGATTTGTGCGGACCCAAGATCCGCCTCGGCCAAGTCCGCGACACCGACGGCGATGACAGCGGCGTCCAGATCAACGTCGGCGACACGCTCATCCTCCAACGGCAGGACATCCTCGGCGATCGCGAGGACGACAATACCATCCGCGCCAGTTGCACCTATCCGCAACTCATCGACGACATCCATGTCGGCCATCGCGTGCTCATCGAAGACGGCTTGCTGCGGTTCATTTGCATCGATCAGTCGGCCAACGCACTGCACCTGCAGTGCAACGTCGGCGGTCGGCTCAAGAGCCGCAAGGGCATCAACCTACCTGCCACCGACCTGAACCTGCCGAGCATCACCGACTATGACTGGCAGTGCGTCGAGTGGGCCATTAAGAACGAGTTGGACTTCCTCGCGTTGAGCTTCGTCCGACAGCCCAACGAACTGCAACAGCTCCGCGAGCATCTCCAGTACAACAACTCGCCGATCGACCTCGTCGCCAAAATCGAGAAAGGCGAGGCGCTCGAACAGATCGACGCCATTATCGCGGCCTCCGACGCGCTGATGATCGCCCGTGGCGATCTCGGCGTCGAGGTCGATGTCGCCCGTGTGCCGATCATCCAGAAAGACCTGATCCGCAAGTGCCAGACGGCGGGGAAACCGGTCATCGTGGCGACGCAGATGCTGCAAAGCATGATCGAGAACGCATCGCCGACACGCGCTGAAGTCAGCGACGTGGCCAACGCGATCTTCGACGGCGCCGACGCGGTCATGCTCAGCGGCGAGACGAGCGTCGGCAAGTTTCCCATCGGTGCAGTACACGTGATGAACCGCGTCGCCGAGCAGACCGAGCGTTACCTGATCGACAACCCCGAGCTCGACACCAGCGCCCGACCGAACGTTCGTGCCATGCGTTTGAGCAACGCAATCGCTTCGGGCGTTCGGCAGTTGGTCAAGGAACTCGGCCCCAAGCTCGTGGTCGTCTACAGCCAGACCGGCGACACGGCCCGCATCTTCTCCAAGCACCGCCTGCCCGTCCCGCTCGTCGCGCTTTCGAGCAACCACCGCACGCTGCGGCAAATGGCGTTGCACTTCGGCACGTTGCCGATCGAGATGCCCGCCCCGCCGGACTTGCGGACGCTCGTGGGTTGCATCGACGAGTTGCTGATCAGCCACGACCTCGCCGCCAACGGCGACCGCACCGTCATCGTCGCCGGCGCGAGCATGGGTACCCCCGGCGCGATGAACGGCGTCGTCGTCCACACCGTCGGGGCAAAGCTGCACGACGTGTAA
- a CDS encoding polysaccharide lyase produces the protein MRCPQLAILSLILLAGGNRTASGDVLLSQDFSDAGLGQYTDAEMRSAFPEVPWTQGFNEGRATIVDDGRKGHGLEMFYPQGTFGPGQGGGQAPLQFADGAVYDELVFSYSAMFRDGFDWQKGGKLPGLASGWQASGGNAADGTNGFTARMMWRTGGKLVQYVYHMDTPGGFGEDFTWQLDGEDVLLETDRWYDFRTRVKLNTPGEADGEIESWLDGERALHVTGLRFRTVNGVMIDNVYFSTFFGGGDDTWAPDNDSRIVFDNFLVVDPDRRRAAVPEPAVIGFAALAVPLTLVRRRRISPV, from the coding sequence ATGCGATGCCCCCAACTCGCGATCTTGTCACTGATTTTGCTCGCCGGCGGAAACCGAACCGCTTCCGGAGATGTCCTGTTGAGCCAGGATTTTTCCGATGCGGGGCTCGGTCAGTACACCGACGCGGAAATGCGATCGGCGTTCCCCGAGGTGCCGTGGACGCAAGGTTTCAATGAAGGTCGGGCGACGATTGTCGACGATGGCCGAAAGGGCCACGGGTTGGAGATGTTCTACCCGCAGGGCACGTTCGGCCCGGGCCAGGGCGGCGGGCAGGCACCGCTGCAGTTCGCCGACGGCGCGGTCTATGACGAGTTGGTCTTCAGCTATTCCGCCATGTTCCGCGACGGGTTCGACTGGCAAAAGGGTGGCAAGCTCCCCGGCCTTGCAAGCGGCTGGCAGGCGTCCGGCGGTAACGCGGCCGACGGCACCAACGGCTTCACCGCCCGCATGATGTGGCGCACCGGCGGCAAGCTCGTTCAGTATGTCTACCACATGGACACCCCCGGCGGGTTTGGCGAAGACTTCACCTGGCAACTCGACGGCGAGGACGTGTTGCTCGAGACCGATCGCTGGTACGACTTCAGGACCCGCGTCAAGCTCAACACGCCCGGCGAAGCCGACGGTGAGATCGAGAGCTGGCTCGATGGCGAACGGGCGCTGCATGTGACGGGCCTGCGATTCCGAACAGTCAACGGCGTGATGATCGACAACGTCTATTTCAGCACGTTCTTCGGCGGCGGCGATGACACCTGGGCACCGGACAACGACAGCCGGATCGTGTTCGACAACTTCCTCGTGGTCGACCCCGACCGACGGCGGGCGGCGGTGCCCGAGCCGGCGGTGATCGGTTTTGCCGCACTGGCCGTGCCGCTGACGTTGGTTCGGCGACGGCGAATTTCGCCGGTTTGA
- a CDS encoding VOC family protein: protein MPHSRITGLHHVAVFVKNIDASVKFWTDTFGFAEKLRWTAGDKPAVMLDTGDGNYLEFFQTPDAPDRGDNWKNDEALAHVALRCVGLDEMLEKARAAGCRVLMERADVNIDNAAKASPSQVPIRIAFFTAPDGVVVELFENDLT from the coding sequence ATGCCCCACTCGCGCATCACCGGCCTCCATCACGTCGCGGTCTTCGTCAAGAACATCGACGCGTCCGTGAAGTTCTGGACCGACACGTTCGGCTTCGCCGAAAAGCTCCGATGGACTGCGGGCGACAAGCCGGCCGTCATGCTCGATACCGGCGACGGCAACTATCTCGAGTTCTTCCAAACGCCCGACGCGCCCGACCGTGGTGACAACTGGAAGAACGACGAAGCACTCGCTCACGTCGCGCTACGGTGCGTCGGCCTGGACGAGATGCTCGAAAAGGCCCGCGCGGCCGGCTGCCGGGTGCTGATGGAACGGGCCGATGTGAACATCGACAACGCGGCCAAGGCCTCGCCATCGCAGGTACCGATCCGCATCGCATTTTTCACGGCGCCCGACGGCGTCGTTGTCGAGTTGTTCGAGAACGACCTGACGTGA
- the ilvA gene encoding threonine ammonia-lyase, translated as MPVTIDDVRAATERVREAVLRTPCHQSDALARLCGCTVYAKLDYLQATGSFKERGARNKLAQLGNDAGVIAASAGNHAQALAYHGRDLGHDVTVVMPKFAPLVKVANCRALGARVVIHGSTFDEARRHAVEIAERDALTYVHGFDDPAIVAGAGTTALEILEDVPEPDAVIVPVGGGGLISGVGLVMKALAPNCRLIGVEADSAPTLQAALAHGGPTPVEVTPTIADGLAIAQLGQLNYDICKGVVDQVVSVDEAQTARAVLQLMEKEKAVVEGAAATSLAALTGPLCEELAGRTVVILLCGGNVDASVLARVIERGLAADGRLCRFVCRTSDRPGSLAKLLNILGEVGVSVKDVQHDRSFGPPDIGRVDIALTLETYDADHIEQLRAALKANGIAHTQLSHLGEPVD; from the coding sequence ATGCCCGTCACTATCGACGATGTCCGTGCAGCTACAGAGCGCGTCCGCGAGGCAGTGTTGCGGACGCCTTGCCATCAGTCCGACGCGCTGGCCCGACTTTGTGGTTGCACCGTTTACGCCAAGCTCGATTACCTCCAAGCGACCGGTAGCTTCAAGGAACGCGGGGCACGCAACAAGCTCGCGCAGCTTGGCAATGACGCCGGCGTCATCGCGGCGAGTGCGGGGAACCATGCCCAGGCGCTGGCGTACCACGGCCGTGACCTCGGGCATGATGTGACGGTCGTAATGCCGAAGTTCGCGCCGCTGGTGAAGGTCGCCAACTGCCGTGCGCTGGGGGCGCGTGTCGTCATCCACGGCAGCACGTTCGACGAAGCACGGCGTCATGCCGTGGAGATCGCCGAGCGCGACGCCCTGACCTACGTCCACGGCTTCGACGACCCGGCTATCGTGGCGGGTGCTGGGACGACGGCGCTGGAAATTCTCGAAGACGTGCCCGAGCCGGATGCGGTGATCGTGCCGGTCGGCGGCGGCGGACTGATCAGCGGTGTCGGCTTGGTGATGAAGGCGCTCGCGCCGAACTGCCGGTTGATCGGCGTCGAGGCGGACAGTGCGCCGACATTGCAGGCCGCCCTCGCCCATGGCGGGCCGACGCCGGTCGAGGTCACCCCCACCATCGCCGACGGCCTCGCGATCGCACAGCTCGGTCAACTCAACTACGACATCTGTAAAGGCGTCGTCGACCAAGTCGTTTCCGTCGACGAAGCGCAAACGGCACGCGCGGTGTTGCAGTTGATGGAAAAGGAGAAGGCCGTCGTCGAGGGCGCGGCGGCAACATCGCTGGCAGCGCTGACCGGCCCGCTGTGCGAGGAGCTTGCCGGCAGAACCGTGGTGATCCTGCTGTGCGGCGGAAACGTCGATGCATCGGTACTGGCCCGCGTGATCGAGCGTGGCCTTGCCGCCGATGGCCGACTCTGCCGCTTCGTGTGCCGGACCTCCGACCGACCGGGCAGCCTCGCGAAGCTGCTCAACATCCTCGGCGAGGTCGGCGTGAGCGTGAAGGACGTGCAACACGACCGCAGCTTCGGCCCACCAGACATCGGTCGCGTCGACATCGCCCTCACCCTCGAAACCTACGACGCCGACCACATTGAGCAACTCCGGGCCGCCCTCAAAGCCAACGGCATCGCGCACACGCAGCTTTCCCATCTCGGCGAGCCGGTCGACTGA
- a CDS encoding DUF4253 domain-containing protein, whose translation MINDSDIAQLREAGTNGDNFDVSTDDIIARLRKWDELYGIRIDDVAFDRLTVHFEKLPEDTRVLADEIYGFCPDTVDQHFGCVVEMIDAAEDMGMDVPENITELIEGVDLDAPDYGVELLRKDLVNTKSVGLWWD comes from the coding sequence ATGATCAACGATTCCGACATCGCTCAGCTTCGAGAGGCCGGGACCAATGGGGACAACTTCGACGTCTCGACCGACGATATCATCGCGCGGTTGCGTAAGTGGGATGAGCTTTACGGCATCAGGATCGATGACGTCGCGTTCGATCGCCTGACGGTTCATTTTGAGAAGCTCCCCGAGGACACCCGGGTGCTTGCCGACGAAATCTATGGCTTTTGTCCCGACACGGTGGATCAGCACTTCGGTTGCGTCGTCGAGATGATCGATGCCGCCGAGGACATGGGAATGGACGTGCCTGAGAACATCACCGAACTCATTGAGGGCGTCGACCTCGACGCCCCCGACTACGGCGTCGAGTTGCTGCGTAAGGACTTAGTCAACACGAAGTCGGTCGGATTGTGGTGGGATTAA